From Corvus cornix cornix isolate S_Up_H32 chromosome 1A, ASM73873v5, whole genome shotgun sequence, a single genomic window includes:
- the SGSM3 gene encoding small G protein signaling modulator 3, with protein sequence MSGHHTPSAGGPFSALTPSIWPQEILAKYTQKEESVEQPEFRYDEFGFRVDKEDGAEPNSSKLLGVPLTEEPQQRLKWQAHLEFTHNHDVGDLTWDKIEVTLPHSDKLRSLVLAGIPHSMRPQLWMRLSGALQKKRNSEMSYRDIVKNSSNDETIAAKQIEKDLLRTMPSNACFSNMNSIGVPRLRRILRGLAWLYPDIGYCQGTGMVAASLLLFLEEEDAFWMMCAIIEELVPASYFSTTLMGVQTDQRVLRQLIVQYLPRLDKLLQEHDIELSLITLHWFLTSFASVVHIKLLLRIWDLFFYEGSLVLFQVTLGMLSMKEDELIQSENSASIFNTLSDIPSQIEDADVLLREAMRVASSLTDVAVETQRRKHLAYLIAEQGQLLNSSTTVNNLSKIVRRRTQRRKSGITSLLFGDDDLEALKAKNIKQTELVADLREAILQVARHFQCVDPKNCSIDLTPDYSMESHQRDHENYVACSRNRRRRAKALLDFERHDDDELGFRKNDIITIISQKDEHCWVGELNGLRGWFPAKFVEILDERSKEYSIAGDDSVTEGVTDLVRGTLCPALKSIFEHGLKKPSLLGGACHPWLFIEEAASREVERDFDSVYSRLVLCKTYRLDEDGKVLTPEELLYRAVQAVNMTHDAAHAQMDVKLRSLICVGLNEQVLHLWLEVLCSSLQTVEKWFHPWSFLRSPGWVQIKCELRVLCKFAFSLSQDWELPIKREEKEKKPLKEGVQDMLVKHHLFSWDIDG encoded by the exons ATGTCAG GCCATCACACTCCCTCTGCTGGGGGTCCCTTCTCAGCACTCACACCCAGCATTTGGCCTCAGGAGATCCTGGCAAAATACACACAG AAAGAAGAATCTGTCGAGCAGCCAGAGTTCCGCTACGATGAATTTGGTTTCCGAGTTGACAAGGAAG ATGGTGCTGAGCCAAACTCCAGCAAGCTTTTGGGGGTCCCTCTGACGGAGGAGCCGCAGCAGAGGCTCAAGTGGCAGGCTCATCTGGAATTCACACACAACCATGATGTGGGTGACCTCACCTGGGACAAAATTGAAGTCACCCTGCCACATTCAGACAAGCTGCGCTCCCTGGTGCTGGCTGGCATCCCACATAGCATGAGGCCACAG CTGTGGATGCGCCTTTCAGGGGCTTTGCAGAAGAAGAGGAACTCAGAGATGTCATATCGGGATATCGTGAAAAATAGCTCTAATGATGAAACCATTGCTGCCAAACAG ATTGAAAAGGACTTGCTACGCACAATGCCCAGCAATGCCTGCTTCTCCAACATGAACAGCATCGGGGTGCCACGGCTGCGCAGGATACTACGGGGACTTGCCTGGCTCTACCCAGACATTGGATATTGCCAGGGCACTGGCATG GtggctgcctctctgctgctcttcttggAGGAGGAAGATGCCTTCTGGATGATGTGTGCTATCATCGAGGAATTGGTTCCTGCCTCCTACTTCAGCACCACCCTCATGGGTGTGCAGACAGACCAGCGTGTCCTGCGGCAGCTCATCGTGCAGTACTTGCCCCGCCTGGACAAGCTGCTTCAGGAGCATGACATTG AGCTCTCCTTGATTACCTTGCACTGGTTCCTCACCTCTTTCGCTAGTGTTGTCCACATCAAACTGCTGCTGCGTATTTGGGACCTCTTCTTCTACGAGGGCTCTCTGGTGCTGTTCCAAGTCACTTTGGGCATGCTAAGTATGAAG GAGGATGAGCTGATCCAGTCCGAGAACTCTGCCTCGATCTTCAACACGCTGTCAGACATCCCGAGCCAGATTGAGGACGCAGATGTGTTGCTGCGGGAGGCCATGCGCGTGGCCAGCTCGCTGACGGATGTAGCGGTGGAGACCCAGCGCCGCAAACACCTGGCCTACCTCATCgctgagcaggggcagctgctcAACTCCAGCACCACTGTCAACAATCTATCCAAA aTTGTGCGGCGCAGGACTCAGCGCAGGAAATCTGGCATCACCTCTCTGCTTTTCG GGGATGATGATCTGGAGGCACTGAAAGCCAAGAACATCAAGCAGACAGAGCTGGTGGCTGACCTGCGTGAGGCCATTCTCCAGGTGGCACGGCACTTCCAGTGTGTGGATCCCAAGAACTGCAGCATT GATCTGACCCCGGACTACAGCATGGAGAGCCACCAGCGGGACCACGAGAACTACGTGGCCTGTTCCCGTAACCGGCGCCGCCGAGCCAAGGCACTGCTGGATTTTGAGCGCCACGATGACGATGAGCTGGGCTTCCGCAAGAACGACATCATCACG atCATTTCCCAGAAGGATGAGCACTGTTGGGTGGGAGAGCTGAATGGACTGAGAG GTTGGTTTCCTGCAAAATTTGTGGAGATCTTGGATGAGCGGAGTAAAGAG TACTCCATCGCAGGAGATGACTCTGTCACCGAGGGGGTGACGGACTTGGTGCGAGGGACACTCTGTCCTGCCTTGAAGTCCATATTTGAACATGGATTGAAGAAGCCATCTCTGCTGGGGGGAGCCTGCCACCCTTGGCTGTTCATTGAAGAG GCTGCAAGCCGGGAAGTGGAACGGGACTTTGACTCTGTGTATTCTCGCCTCGTGCTCTGCAAGACTTACAG GCTTGATGAAGATGGCAAAGTCCTCactccagaggagctgctttACCGG GCGGTTCAGGCTGTGAACATGACACACGATGCTGCACATGCACAGATGGATGTGAAGCTTCGTTCTCTCATCTGTGTTGGACTCAA CGAGCAGGTGCTGCATTTGTGGCTGGAGGTGCTGTGCTCAAGCCTGCAGACCGTGGAGAAATGGTTCCATCCCTGGTCATTCCTGCGCAGTCCTGGCTGGGTGCAGATCAAATGTGAGCTGAG AGTTCTCTGCAAATTTGCCTTCAGCCTCTCTCAGGACTGGGAGCTGCCAATAAAGAGGGAG gagaaggagaagaagccACTGAAGGAAGGGGTGCAGGACATGCTTGTGAAGCACCACCTCTTCAGCTGGGACATAGATGGGTGA